The following nucleotide sequence is from Synergistaceae bacterium DZ-S4.
AGCTGCATACCTGGGCTCTGGCGTGCACTCCCGAATCAGTCCTCCCTGCCCCCGTAACGGAGACCGGTTTCTTGTCCAGCATCGAGAGCACCTTTTCCACCGCTTCCTGCACAGAGGGACTGTCAGGCTGGATCTGCCACCCTGAGTAGGACGCCCCGTTGTAACTGAGCTCAGCAGCATACCTTGTCGCCATCATGTCCACCTGTTCAAAAACAATACCGCAGCCGAGAAGATGGCAAAGGACAAGACGGCCTTGTTTTCAGGACTCCCCCAGATGAGGGGATACATCCTTACCCTGCCTTTTCCTCCCCTGTAACACCTTGCCTCCATTGCGGAGGCAAGTGTGTCCGCCCGCTTGAATACGAGGACAAAGAGCGGGATAAGGACCGGGATGTAAGCCCTGGCTCTTTTTAGCAGGCCGCCGCTTTCAAAATCAGCCCCTCTTGAGACCTGGGCGTTTATTATCCTCTCCGTCTCTTCAAAAAGAGTCGGTATAAACCTCAGCGCTATAGTCATCATCATTGCCACCTCATGAGCAGGGAAGCCAAAACGGGACAGAGGGCCGAAAGCCGCCTCCAGTCCGTCCGAGAGTTCTGAAGGGCTGGTGGTGAAAGTGAGAAGGGCTGTGAACAGGACGAGCAGGTAAAGCCTCAGTCCCGTCCGAAATGCGGTGATCGTCCCTTCTGTGCTTGCTTTTAGGGGCCCTATTGAAAAAATGACCGTGCTTCCTCCCGTGAAGAAAATATGAAGGACGGAAGTAAATATTATCAGTATCAATATAGGCCTTGCCGAGCGCAGGAGCGATGCAGCCGGTATCTTTGAGATCTTTGCCAGGATGAAAATGAGAGAGGCCCACAGGGCCATGGCCGGAAAGCTTTTTGTCAGAAAGATCAGGATCATTGACAGTACAGTGATCAGGAGCTTGCTGCGGGGATCCAGCCTGTGTATGAATGAGTCGGCCGGGATATACTGGCCCAGCGCCATGCCCCTGATCAGCGGCATGCTGTTCCTGACGCCCTTATCTCCTCTGCCAGTTCGAACGGGTCAGAGGTGATTTTATTTATCCGGCCTTTTTTTTTCAGTTCAAAAGATAAAGACAGTATATCGGGAAGTATGAGGCCTTTAACGCAAATATCGGAGAGTATTTCGGATATTTCCAAAGGAGAGCCGAATGCGGTAACATCGCCATCGGATATTATCAGTATCC
It contains:
- a CDS encoding energy-coupling factor transporter transmembrane protein EcfT, with amino-acid sequence MPLIRGMALGQYIPADSFIHRLDPRSKLLITVLSMILIFLTKSFPAMALWASLIFILAKISKIPAASLLRSARPILILIIFTSVLHIFFTGGSTVIFSIGPLKASTEGTITAFRTGLRLYLLVLFTALLTFTTSPSELSDGLEAAFGPLSRFGFPAHEVAMMMTIALRFIPTLFEETERIINAQVSRGADFESGGLLKRARAYIPVLIPLFVLVFKRADTLASAMEARCYRGGKGRVRMYPLIWGSPENKAVLSFAIFSAAVLFLNRWT